The Streptomyces sp. Je 1-332 genome has a window encoding:
- a CDS encoding maleylpyruvate isomerase N-terminal domain-containing protein: MTPDDLDRVVQLALAALRDAPPAAWGGKAGTLEWDCWETVEHLADDLFAYAAQLGPRQPPLTDEVPFVWEPRRPGGPANAIHADRAAGPAGLLQVLEASGALLIAMVRTAPPETRSYHGYGVSDPEGFAAMGAVETLVHTYDLAAGLGLDWAPPADVCARVLHRLFPDAPADEEPWPTLLWATGRGELPGRERRTSWRWYGEPRG, from the coding sequence GTGACTCCTGACGACCTGGACCGGGTCGTCCAGCTCGCCCTCGCGGCCCTCCGCGACGCGCCCCCGGCCGCCTGGGGCGGCAAGGCGGGGACGCTGGAGTGGGACTGCTGGGAGACCGTGGAGCACCTCGCCGACGATCTCTTCGCCTACGCCGCCCAACTCGGCCCGCGGCAGCCTCCCTTGACGGACGAGGTGCCCTTCGTCTGGGAGCCGCGCAGGCCCGGAGGCCCCGCCAACGCCATCCACGCGGACCGGGCGGCGGGCCCCGCCGGGCTGCTCCAGGTCCTTGAGGCGAGCGGGGCCCTGTTGATCGCCATGGTCCGCACCGCACCACCGGAGACCCGCTCCTACCACGGCTACGGGGTCTCCGACCCGGAGGGCTTCGCCGCGATGGGGGCCGTGGAAACCCTCGTCCACACGTACGACCTCGCTGCGGGCCTGGGCCTCGACTGGGCCCCGCCCGCCGACGTGTGCGCCCGCGTCCTCCACCGCCTGTTCCCCGACGCCCCCGCCGACGAAGAACCCTGGCCCACACTGCTGTGGGCGACGGGACGGGGAGAGCTGCCGGGGCGGGAGCGGCGCACGTCGTGGCGCTGGTACGGGGAGCCGCGGGGGTAG
- a CDS encoding DUF397 domain-containing protein: MSTEELTWFKSSHSSGGGGECLEVAYAWRKSSHSGGEGGECVEVAPCPHAIHVRDSKNPEGPNFAVKPAAWSAFLAQTANATD; encoded by the coding sequence ATGAGCACCGAGGAACTCACCTGGTTCAAGTCCAGCCACAGCAGCGGAGGCGGCGGCGAATGCCTCGAAGTCGCTTACGCCTGGCGCAAGTCCAGCCACAGCGGTGGCGAAGGCGGCGAATGCGTAGAGGTGGCCCCCTGCCCGCACGCCATCCACGTCCGCGACTCCAAGAACCCCGAAGGCCCCAACTTCGCGGTGAAGCCCGCCGCTTGGTCCGCCTTCCTCGCGCAGACCGCCAACGCCACGGATTAG
- a CDS encoding helix-turn-helix transcriptional regulator: MANTEPEERRPERPAEEDGTAHLFRAVGKQIKVLRIRAGLSQKELAARTHCGEDLISAMERGVRTPQPEFLDLADPLLGADGVLIAAIDDVREAQKKSRTRHPEWYRGYASLEAQAVQLYVYTNQSVPGLLQTEAYAHSMFTQWKPLLSEETIEKRVADRLARQHIFEPWPSPTFSFILDESVLLRPIGGKAVHEEQLRKLLRIGGMRTVQLQVMPLDRQEQPSLDGPFTLLTPKKQQQVAYMEIHTYPRLITVLEEVRVLAVRYGILQSEALTPRDSLALIEKMLGEL, translated from the coding sequence ATGGCGAACACGGAACCTGAAGAGCGGCGCCCGGAGCGGCCCGCCGAGGAGGACGGCACGGCCCATCTCTTCCGGGCCGTCGGCAAACAGATCAAGGTGCTGCGCATCCGGGCAGGCCTGAGCCAGAAGGAACTCGCCGCGCGTACGCATTGCGGCGAGGACCTGATCTCCGCGATGGAGCGCGGAGTCCGCACTCCGCAGCCGGAGTTCCTCGACCTGGCGGACCCGTTGCTGGGGGCCGACGGGGTGCTGATCGCGGCGATCGATGACGTACGGGAGGCGCAGAAGAAGTCTCGTACGCGGCATCCGGAGTGGTACCGGGGTTACGCCAGCTTGGAGGCGCAGGCCGTCCAGCTGTACGTGTACACCAACCAGTCCGTGCCAGGCTTGCTCCAGACCGAAGCGTACGCACACTCCATGTTCACCCAGTGGAAGCCACTGCTGAGCGAGGAAACCATCGAGAAGCGGGTGGCGGACCGCCTTGCTCGTCAGCACATCTTCGAGCCCTGGCCCTCGCCGACGTTCAGCTTCATCCTGGACGAGAGCGTGCTGTTGCGGCCGATCGGCGGGAAAGCCGTGCACGAGGAGCAGTTGCGAAAGCTGCTGCGTATCGGGGGGATGCGGACGGTACAACTACAGGTGATGCCGCTGGACCGTCAGGAACAACCAAGCCTGGACGGCCCCTTCACGCTCCTTACGCCCAAGAAGCAGCAGCAAGTCGCGTACATGGAGATCCACACCTACCCGCGCTTGATCACCGTTCTGGAAGAAGTGCGTGTGCTCGCCGTCCGCTATGGGATCCTGCAATCGGAGGCTCTCACGCCCCGTGATTCGCTGGCCCTAATCGAGAAGATGCTGGGAGAACTATGA
- a CDS encoding ATP-binding protein — protein MESQISTPQMQFAQRLSATRRGARLARRLAAHQLEAWGIPHGSELSDAAAHITAELAANAVTHGHVPGRDFELRLFYAESERTLRIEVSDARGDRIPQLRPPDPEAETGRGLRLVEATGASWGVAERRVGKTVWAELRMLGRWGTRPDRAQEVGSGRVGPA, from the coding sequence ATGGAATCCCAAATCTCCACCCCCCAAATGCAGTTCGCGCAGCGGCTGAGCGCCACCCGCAGAGGTGCCCGCCTCGCCCGCCGCCTCGCCGCCCACCAGCTGGAAGCCTGGGGCATTCCGCACGGCAGTGAACTCTCCGACGCGGCAGCGCACATCACCGCCGAGCTGGCGGCCAACGCCGTCACGCACGGCCACGTACCCGGAAGGGACTTCGAGCTCCGGCTCTTCTACGCGGAGTCGGAACGCACGCTGCGTATCGAAGTGTCGGACGCTCGCGGCGACCGCATCCCGCAGCTGCGCCCGCCGGACCCCGAGGCGGAGACGGGCCGGGGGCTGCGGTTGGTCGAGGCGACGGGCGCGTCGTGGGGCGTCGCGGAGCGGCGGGTCGGCAAGACGGTCTGGGCCGAGCTGCGGATGCTCGGCCGCTGGGGCACCCGACCGGACCGGGCACAGGAAGTCGGGTCAGGCAGGGTGGGACCTGCCTAG
- a CDS encoding GyrI-like domain-containing protein codes for MLERLNQAMEQIEARLDQRIEVAELARAAVTSEYHFRRMFSALAGMPLSEYIRRRRLTVAGAEVLAGERSLLDVAVRYGYSSGEAFARAFRQMHGVGPGEARRDGATLRSQPRMSFRLVVEGSSSMRYRVVDRDEFRVVGRKARVPLVHEGVNPAIAEFIRGLGRETLRRIEGLSEQDGEGPEGIVSVSDDLDASRAEGTELDYWHGVVTSAAVPDDMEVLAVPAGAWAVFESAGPFPQTLQYLWRDVFTQWFPSNPYRSRPGPEILRTRLSDDGTRADAELWIPVERTAA; via the coding sequence GTGCTTGAGCGGCTCAACCAGGCCATGGAGCAGATCGAGGCCCGCCTCGATCAGCGGATCGAGGTGGCGGAGCTGGCGCGGGCGGCGGTGACGTCGGAGTACCACTTCCGGCGGATGTTCTCCGCGCTGGCGGGGATGCCGCTGTCGGAGTACATCCGGCGCAGGCGGCTGACCGTGGCGGGCGCCGAGGTGCTTGCCGGGGAGCGGTCGCTCCTGGACGTGGCCGTGCGGTACGGCTACTCGTCGGGCGAGGCGTTCGCGCGGGCGTTCCGTCAGATGCACGGGGTGGGGCCCGGCGAGGCGCGGCGGGACGGCGCGACGCTGCGGTCCCAGCCCCGGATGTCCTTCCGCCTCGTCGTGGAAGGGAGCAGCAGTATGCGGTACCGGGTCGTGGACAGGGACGAGTTCCGGGTGGTCGGCAGGAAGGCGCGCGTTCCGCTCGTGCACGAGGGTGTGAACCCTGCCATCGCCGAGTTCATCCGGGGGCTCGGGCGGGAGACGCTGCGGCGCATCGAGGGCCTGTCGGAGCAGGACGGGGAGGGGCCGGAAGGGATCGTCTCGGTGAGCGACGACCTGGACGCGAGCCGCGCCGAGGGGACCGAACTCGACTACTGGCACGGCGTGGTGACGAGTGCGGCCGTGCCCGACGACATGGAGGTCCTTGCCGTCCCCGCCGGGGCGTGGGCCGTCTTCGAGAGCGCGGGGCCGTTCCCGCAGACGCTCCAGTACCTCTGGCGGGACGTGTTCACGCAGTGGTTCCCGTCGAATCCGTACCGGAGCAGACCGGGGCCCGAGATCCTGCGGACCCGCCTTTCGGACGACGGGACGCGGGCGGACGCGGAGCTGTGGATTCCGGTGGAGCGGACGGCGGCCTGA
- a CDS encoding lipase family protein, with protein sequence MPVRTRARTSARTSARALAVVAALGLSVVTPVTAQAAPAEADAPGDVVSSAPSSFHPLPGQPTNTKAWKINYRSTTAKGEPNTVTGTVIVPQDGKKGPRPLITYAVGTIGMGDHCAPSAGFPKGTAVEANLIQQLTLRGWAVAVTDYEGLGTPGDHTYTVGKAEGQAMLDAARAAIRLPDAGLGEDTPVGIMGYSQGGQASSWAAELHGSYAPDLKVKGTATGGVPGDLRRVADFNDGSYGSGLIFMAAIGQNAAFPELNLESYLNPAGKKLIGALRNSCVADGAVLGAFKKISAMTVKNPLDQPDWQQRLRESTVGTRAPAAPVYQYHALADELIPYGVGKQVRKDWCAKGANVEWHTVPLGEHVSGVITQSPLAAKWLADRFAGKPARGNCQ encoded by the coding sequence ATGCCCGTCCGTACCCGCGCAAGAACCAGCGCACGAACCAGTGCACGAGCCCTGGCCGTGGTGGCCGCGCTCGGCCTCTCGGTCGTCACCCCGGTGACGGCGCAGGCCGCACCGGCCGAGGCCGACGCCCCCGGCGACGTCGTCAGCTCCGCACCCAGCAGCTTCCATCCCCTCCCCGGCCAGCCGACCAACACCAAGGCCTGGAAGATCAACTACCGGTCGACGACGGCGAAGGGCGAGCCGAACACCGTCACCGGCACGGTCATCGTGCCGCAGGACGGCAAGAAGGGACCCCGCCCCCTCATCACGTACGCCGTCGGGACGATCGGCATGGGTGACCACTGTGCCCCGAGCGCCGGCTTCCCCAAGGGGACGGCCGTCGAAGCCAACCTCATCCAGCAACTCACCCTGCGCGGCTGGGCGGTGGCCGTGACGGACTACGAAGGCCTCGGCACCCCCGGCGACCACACCTACACGGTCGGCAAGGCCGAGGGGCAGGCCATGCTCGACGCCGCCCGTGCCGCGATCCGGCTCCCGGATGCGGGGCTCGGCGAGGACACCCCGGTCGGCATCATGGGTTACTCGCAGGGCGGGCAGGCCTCCAGCTGGGCGGCCGAGCTGCACGGTTCGTACGCGCCCGACCTGAAGGTCAAGGGCACGGCGACCGGTGGCGTCCCCGGCGACCTGCGGAGGGTCGCGGACTTCAACGACGGTTCGTACGGCTCGGGCCTGATCTTCATGGCGGCGATCGGCCAGAACGCCGCCTTCCCCGAGCTGAACCTGGAGTCCTATCTGAACCCGGCGGGCAAGAAGCTGATCGGCGCGCTGCGCAACAGCTGCGTGGCGGACGGGGCCGTGCTCGGCGCCTTCAAGAAGATCTCCGCCATGACGGTGAAGAACCCCCTCGACCAGCCGGACTGGCAGCAGCGACTGCGCGAGTCGACGGTCGGCACACGGGCTCCGGCCGCGCCGGTCTACCAGTACCACGCGCTCGCCGACGAGCTGATCCCGTACGGCGTGGGCAAGCAGGTCCGCAAGGACTGGTGCGCCAAGGGCGCCAACGTGGAGTGGCACACGGTCCCGCTGGGCGAGCACGTCTCCGGGGTGATCACCCAGTCACCACTGGCGGCGAAGTGGCTGGCGGACCGCTTCGCGGGCAAGCCCGCGCGGGGCAACTGCCAGTAG
- a CDS encoding AraC family transcriptional regulator — translation MPSRTITVHHVRAMLHGARRYGIDTVPLLRTAQIPPLLLGDDRARITEVQFARLFRELYRATGDEFLGLGAAVSRPGTFAMMCHASLGCRDLGAAMERGVTFYGLFPGGPDLTLERRETGSAVFAVRNDLERDFFLAECLVIIWHRLCSWLIGRRIPLHWAEFGHPPPPHRDEYGLLFGCPVRFGAARTGAGFDEHWLSAPLIRDEAALDGMLNRAPFDLLSRREYGTTVAEQVRRALARALRTSPRLPSLGEIAARLAVSPATLRRRLAQESTSYQQLKDAVRRDAAIAGLAEGAEPIADLAARLGFSEDTAFHRAFRRWTGTTPGAYRYEHACRYENRGQQS, via the coding sequence ATGCCCAGCCGGACCATCACCGTCCACCACGTCCGCGCCATGCTGCACGGCGCCCGGCGGTACGGGATCGACACCGTCCCGCTGCTCCGCACCGCCCAGATTCCGCCGCTGCTCCTCGGCGACGACCGGGCCCGCATCACCGAGGTCCAGTTCGCCCGCCTCTTCCGGGAGCTGTACCGCGCCACCGGCGACGAGTTCCTCGGCCTCGGCGCGGCCGTGAGCAGGCCGGGCACCTTCGCCATGATGTGCCACGCGTCCCTCGGCTGCCGTGACCTCGGCGCCGCCATGGAGCGGGGCGTCACCTTCTACGGGCTGTTCCCGGGCGGGCCCGACCTCACCCTTGAGCGCCGCGAGACGGGCAGCGCCGTCTTCGCCGTACGCAACGACCTCGAACGTGACTTCTTCCTCGCCGAGTGCCTCGTCATCATCTGGCACCGCCTGTGCAGCTGGCTGATAGGGCGCCGCATCCCCCTCCACTGGGCCGAGTTCGGGCATCCGCCGCCCCCGCACAGGGACGAGTACGGCCTTCTCTTCGGCTGCCCGGTCCGCTTCGGCGCGGCGCGCACGGGCGCGGGGTTCGACGAGCACTGGCTGAGCGCTCCGCTGATCCGGGACGAGGCGGCTCTCGACGGGATGCTGAACCGCGCGCCGTTCGATCTCCTCTCCCGGCGCGAGTACGGGACGACGGTCGCCGAGCAGGTACGCCGCGCCCTCGCCCGCGCGCTGCGCACCTCCCCCCGGCTGCCCTCCCTGGGCGAGATCGCCGCCCGCCTCGCGGTGAGCCCCGCGACGCTGCGCCGCCGCCTGGCCCAGGAGTCAACCTCGTACCAGCAGTTGAAGGACGCCGTACGGCGTGACGCGGCGATCGCGGGGCTCGCCGAGGGCGCGGAGCCCATCGCCGACCTCGCCGCGCGGCTCGGCTTCTCCGAGGACACGGCCTTCCACCGGGCGTTCCGGCGATGGACGGGGACGACGCCGGGCGCCTACCGCTACGAGCACGCCTGCCGCTATGAGAACCGGGGTCAACAAAGCTGA